A stretch of DNA from Candidatus Saccharibacteria bacterium oral taxon 488:
GCCAACGTGAGCTAGAACGAGAGCTAGACGAGCTGAAAAGTCGGCGCGGTGAGATCGCTGATAAAATCGCGGCAGCGCGGGATTTTGGCGATTTGAGCGAAAATGCAGAGTATGACGCAGCGCGCGAGGCTCAAGGGCTGCTAGAAACGCGCATCACCGAGATTGAAACAATTTTGCAGAATGCGAGCATCATTCAGGCTGGCAGTAGTTCGACGGTGGTGCTGGGTAGTACAGTGGAGCTGGAGGCGAACGGTAAGACAGTGGTTTATACCGTCGTTGGGCCGGTCGAGGCGGATCCGCTAGAAGGGAAGGTCTCGAATGAGTCGCCGATTGGCCAGGCGTTGATGGGAAAAACAGTTGGTGATACGGTAACGATCAGCACGCCAAAGGGTGAGTTAGCGTATACAGTTGTGGCGCTGCGGTAGAGTCTTGGGGCGATATTTGCGACAGTTTGTTACTTAAAATATGTTACGAAAGATGCAATATAGTATGCGTGACAGTGTATGTTGCTTTCTAAATATGCGCTGCCTCGTCGTTTTTTCTAATTTCTTCTGTACAGCTTGACGTGCTTGTTTCCGTACTTTTTTCAGCATCAGTCGCTGAGACCCACTTTCAGATAACCCTTGGAGTATGATATCATCTTGCACTGGTAAGTTCTGCTGGTTAAACTGCTCCATGATCGTTTTTGCTGGTGTAGCGTCAGTTTTTGGATGATAAAAGTTATATATTGCTAGAGTTACTCGGCCGAGACGCTTTTGCATTTCTTTAGAAAGCCCACCAGGTTTACGCTCCAATTCCTTGAGCGCGTCCTCGAGAGCGTATGCTTCCTCTGGATATTTTTCACGGAGTAAATCAGCCACATTGACCACATCCATTAGGGCACGGAGTGGGTAGGCCGGGGGTTCCGTCCTGCTCCTTAGTTCTTCTATCCACGAATGAGCATTATGGTAGAGCTTCTTTGCTTGACCTGGGTCGTCACAGCCATCGGGCGAGTCCACTTCCCATGAGGACGTCGAGGTCTCTGGGGGCGTCGGGGTTTCATCTCTTGTTAGCAGCGTATCCTTGAACATCGTTCTCCATTATCCAATAAATACTTCATCTTTGCAAGGCCATTGGCGATAATATTATTAAAAGCGCATCAGTAATAAGTGATATAATTAACATATGAAGCGGTTTTTCTTTGGGATGGTCGCGGTGATTGTGCTGTTGGTTGGGTTCGGGTCAACGGCACAGGCGGCAAATAACTTTACGATTAGTAATTATACTGTCGACATGGAACTGGGGCGTGATAGTGAACAGCGTTCGACACTGCGTACCAAATTGACCATTACTGCGGATTTTCCGCCGCGGCAGAACCATGGCATTGCACCAGTGTTTGTCAAGAAGTATAACGGACATCCGACTCACTTTACGCTGGAGTCAGTGACGGATGAGCGGGGTGCGCCGCTGGAGTATAGGTGGCATAATGATGAGCTGAGAATTGGCAACAAAGACACCTACGTCAAGGGCAAAAAGACCTATGTCATTACCTATACGCAGCGGGACGTGACGAAATTATATCACGATACGGGTAAACAGGAGTTTTATTGGGATGCGATCGGCACTGCTTGGCAGGTGCCAATTCAGTCAGCATCGGTGACGCTCAAGCTGAGTCCCGAGCTGGTGGATGCTAAGCAAACGGGCCTCCAGTGTTATCAGGGAATATTCGGCAGTAGCCAGCGCTGCGAGGTGCGTGAACAGGGCGATACGTTGACGGCGACAGCCCGTGCACTGCCAAAGAAGGCGGGCGTGACGATCGCGGTCGGGTTTGCGCCGGGGACGTTTGCGGCGTATCAGATGTCATTCATGGAACAGCTGATTGATTGGTGGGCGAAATTACAATTGGTGTTGCTGGCGGTGGCGCTGATATTGGTGGGGGTGATCATCGTGGCTTATTATCGGTCGATTGGTCGCCGTAAAGAACTGGAGCCAATTCCGCCGGAGTATTTGCCACCGCGAGGTACGAGCGTGACGACGTCGGCCAAGCTGGTGCAGCCGTTTCATATGGTCAAGGGGTCGGTGATGGCGGCACAAATGATAGACCTGGCGGTGCGCCACTACATTCAGGTTATCGAGGTGAAGCCGCGTACGACATGGCGAACAGCCGAGTACGAAGTGAAAGTGATACAAGCTCCGGGCAAACTCCTGGCCGAGGAGCAAGAAATGCTGAGGAATATATTTGGCTCCTCGCCGAAAGTTGGTAAGCGGTTAAATCTAAAAACGCTGCGTAACAATGCGCGATACGCGGCGCGAGTACGCTATAGCGCAAAGCAAATGAAGGGGCGGCTCATTGACGACTATGGTTTGCAAGCGCGCGAGCCGCAGCATACCCGACGATTTCGACGGTACGCGATAATTATCAGTATTTTTGCGGTGCTATTGTTGTCGCCGGTGCTCTTGGTGTTGGCGGGGATGGTGTTTTATCTGTCGTTTGGTAAGGTGCTGACTGACAAGGGTCTGGCGCTCAGGCGGCATCTGGCGGGCCTGAAGAGGTACATTGGCGTGGCTGAGGTCGAGCGTTTGCAGATGCTGCAGAGTCCTGAGGGTGCAGAAAAAGTAAAAGTTGATGCGGCTGACGAGAAACAATTGGTGAAATTGTACGAGCGGGTATTGCCATATGCGGTGTTGTTTGGGCAGGAAAAAGAATGGAGTGCGCAGCTGGGTAAGTACTATGAGCAGGTCGGCGAACAGCCGGATTGGTATAGTGGCCAAGGCGCGTTCAATGCGGCGGCGTTTGCGGCTGGAATGAACAGCTTGTCGAGCGTGGCTAGTAGCGCCAGTGATTACTCTTCGACCTCTGGCGGCTCAACTGGCGGCGGCTTCGTTGGCGGCGGAGGCGGAGGCGGCGGAGGCGGCGGCTGGTAACCGTGTCTGATGTTTTATTATTGGCGATGGCGGCGGTGCTGCTGGTGCTGTCGGGGTCGTTTTCGGGTCTTAATATTGGGCTGATGATGGCGCGGCCCGATGATTTGCGGCGCAAGGCCCGGCAGGGCGACGCAATTGCTGCACGAGTCTACCGCTACCGCAAAGATGGATATTATCTGATCTTTTGTATTTTGCTGGGTAACGTTGGCGTCAATACGGCGATGTCGATTTTGCTGGGTAATATGACGAACGGCGTGGTTGGCGGGTTGATTGCCACATTACTGATCACGATGTTTGGCGAGATTTTGCCGCAGGCGATTTTTACTCAACGCGGCTACCGTTTTGTGCGGCATTTCTTTTGGCTGCTGGATGTGATTTATGTGTTATTTTGGCCGTTGGCGAAGCCGATGTCCAAGCTGCTCAATCGCTGGCTAGGCAAGGAAACGCCGCAGCTGTATTCGCATCAGGAGTTGGAACAGATCATTCACGAGCATGCTGAGCGGTCGGACAGTCCGGTTGATTACGATGAAAGCCGGATTGCTTCGGGCGCGCTGCAATTCAGTAAAAAGACAGCTGTCGATTTGGTAACGCCGATGGATGAGGTGTTTACGGTGGAGTTGGATGATGAGTTGGATGCGACACTGCTGGCACAGATCAAGCATGCTGGGCATTCGCGGATCCCGGTGTGTGATGATGAGCGGCTGGTAGGAATTTTGTATGTCAAAGATGTAGTGGGGCGCGAGCTGCCACTGCCAATCAGTCAATTGTACCGCGATAAGATCCATGACATTGATGCGCGGTCGCGGCTGGACACGGTGCTCAGCCGATTTATCCAAACCCGCAATCATTTGTTTGTGGTGATGGATGATGAGAAGGAGCTGGGCATCATCACATTGGAGGACGTGATTGAAGAGATTTTGGACCAGGAAATTGAGGACGAATACGACGAGGAATGAGACGAGAGATTATGCCTTATGCTGTAAGAGCAAAATAAAAAACCAAAGAAATCTAAGAGGTAGACAGCTATTTAGGTAGCAAATCAGTCAAAAGTACTTGACTTTTTATAGTACCTTGTATAACATAGTACTATACATAACAAAACTATAAGGAGTATAGCATGAGAAGAATCGATATCATCAATCGGGCGAGGCGAAACCTTCGCCAGTCAAAGGGTCGGACGATTTTGACGGCATTGGCGATTTCCGTCGGGGCGTTCACGATTGGTTTGGCCCTGATGGCTGGTGAGGGTGGTCGGCTGTATACTAACAGTATCGTTGATGCGGCTGGTGATAAAAAAGTAATCATGGTTGGTAAAAAGGTGGAGTCGGAAAAGAAAGAGGAATTACCAGAATATGGTAGTTCGGCAGAAGAGGCTGACAAGAATAAAGCATTGGCTGCACGCAGCAAATATTCGCTCAACGACAAGGACCTGGAGAAGATCAGACAAACACCGCACGTAAAAACGGTAACGCCAGCATATTCAACTGATGGCGTGGCGTATGCTAAAAGCTCAGCCAGTGATAAAAAATTTGCATTGACAGTGGCTGTCAAAATGGACAGGACTCGGGCAGAATTGGCGGCGGGAACTTTGGAAGATTTTATGCCAAAGCCAGGTGAGATTATCATCCCGAATGATTATGTGAAACAGTTGGGTTTCAAAGATGCGCAGTCGGCGATTGGCCAAACAATAACCTTGGGTGTGCGTAGTGCAGCGCAGGGTGGTAATGTCGCCAAAGAGGTGTCGTTCAAGATTGCGGCAGTCGACAAAAAATCAGACACCATTTTGTTTTATGAGCCAATGCTGAGAATCTCGACGGCTGATGCTAAGGCTATCTATGAATTCAGTCATGACAAGAGCCAGCCAAACCAGTACTCAACGGCGATTGCTATGGTGGATAACGAGAGCAATGTTGATACTGCTAAAGACGTGATCGGCAAAGATTATAATGCATACTCAATTCAGGATATTCGGAAGGCGCTACTAACGATGGTTAATGTAGCGCAGGTGGCGCTGGCGGCATTTGGCGGATTGGCGCTGCTCGCTAGTGTGTTTGGAATTGTGAACACTATGTATATTTCGGTACTGGAGCGAACCAGTCAAATTGGTTTGATGAAAGCGCTCGGGATGCGTGGTCGTGATATTGGTAAGTTGTTCCGCTATGAGGCGGCATGGGTCGGTTTGTTAGGTGGCTTGATTGGTGTTGGGCTGGCAAGTTTGGTGACGTTGTTAAACCCTATGATTACTAATGCTTTGGGATTGGGGGCAGGGACAAACCTACTGGTTATCAATCCGCTGCAAATCGGGCTATTGGTATTTGGACTAGTGGTGATGGCAGTAATTTCTGGCTGGCTGCCGAGCTGCAAAGCAACAAAGCTAGACCCAATTGAGGCATTAAGGACTGAATAGGAGAAGTATCATGATTGAACTGAAAAATGTGACGAAGATTTACGGTAAAAAGAAAAACCAATTCATAGCCCTGAAAAATGTCAGCTTAACCATTCCAACAGGAGCCAGCGTGGCAATTTTAGGAAAATCCGGCTCAGGAAAATCGACATTGATGCATGCCATTTCAGGGTTGGATAAGCCGCAGAAAGGTCAAGTGATTATCGATGGACAAGATATTTTGCAACTGAAGCCAAAGCGTGTCGATGAATTCCGTGCTAAAAAAATTGGCTTTATTTTCCAGAGTTTCTTCGTCCAGGGCAATGAAAGCGTGATTGACAATGTCAGTTTGCCGCTGGAAATTGCGCGGCTGCCACGGAAAAAGCGAGTGCATAAAATCAACGCGGCGCTTAAGGCGGTGGATTTGTACGATAAGCGCAAGAATCGCGCCAAAGACTTGTCGGGCGGGCAAAAGCAGCGCTTGGCGATTGCTCGGGCAATTGTCGGTGATCCACAAATCCTTTTTGCTGACGAGCCGACTGGTAACTTAGACAGTGAAACGGGCGCGAAAGTAGAAGAATTATTGTTTGATTATAACAAGCAAAAGGGTGTGACGTTGATTGTGGTGACACACGACGCTGATTTGGCGAAAAAATGCGATCATCAGATTATAATTAAAGACGGGCGGATTGAACATTCGACCGTACCGAAAGGAGGGAAGTATGGACGTTAGTGCTTACGCGGAGAGCTTGGCGATTCAGCTGCGCAAAGGCTTTCTGGTGTATTGTGTACTGCTGGTGTGTGCTAAGCAGCCGCAATATACCGGCGACATCGTCAAGCAATTGAGTGATTCGGACTTAATGGTAGTGGAGGGTACGATTTATCCGCTGCTCAGCCGCTTGCAAAAATACGGCTATTTGCAGCACGAATGGCAGGAAAGCGAGCAAGGTCCGCCGCGCAAATATTATTCGCTCACTGACGTGGGCGCGCAGCTGGTGGATGAATTGAAAAATCGTATAAAAATGTTGAACACTTCGCTAAAAGATCTCGAGAAAGGAGCAAAGCGATGAAAGAAATAACCAGAATTCATTTGGCAAAGACGCCGTTTAGCGTGGAAGTTGATGCCAAAAAATCATTGGAGAAATATCTTAATTTAATTCAGAAAAACATGCATGCCGAGCCGGAAGCCATGCAAGAAATTGAAGCGCGAATGGTGGAGCTTTTGGCGGAGCGCGGTGTGTCGAAGGACGGTGTCATTAGTCACGATGATGTTTTGGCGGTGCAGAAACAAATGGGCGAACCGCGTGATTTTTCGGATGATGACGAGGTGGTGGAGACCGATGACGAGCCCGAGCGTTCAGAGCGTTCGGAGCGACGGCTGATGCGTGATACGGAGCATGCGCTGATTGGTGGCGTATGTGCAGGCATTGCTGCCTATTGGGGAACCAATCCTTTGTGGGTACGATTATTGTTCATTTTTTCGCCATTTATTACCTTTGGTGCAGCGGTACTGATTTATATTGTGATGTGGCTGTCAGTTCCAGAGGCGCGGACTGCCTCTGATAAGCTCCAGATGCGCGGCAAGGCGGTAACGTTTGATTCGCTGAAGCGTCAGGCCAGTCGGAATGAGCCATCCGTAGGGCGGAATAGTAACACGGGTCATACGGCAGCAAAAGTATTTCGATTTATTCTTGGTGTTGGTATTCTCATGGTAACGCTGGGATTATTTATTGCACTCATCGTGGGGGCGGTCAGTGGCATCGCGGTGATTGGTCTGCTTGATGGATTCTATGCACAGCCGTGGGCGTGGGGTCTGTGGGCATCCTTACTCGTTGGTGGCGTGGCGGCGGTATGGCTGGGCGCGATATTGAGCCACAGCGCTTTCACGTGGACATTAAAGCGGCTATCGGTGGTTATGACGGTGGTGGCGCTAGTTGTGGGAGCACTATCGGTTTCGGGAATGACGCTGTTTGGTGTAGGTATGGCGAATGAGCTAGCACGTGACGAGGAGCGCTTGACAAAAGTCGTGCCGGTTGAATTGCCAAGTGATATGAAGGGCGTGAAGTATGTCCACGTCGAGGGCGAGGATGTGTCGTTACATTTTGGGGATACGACCCGAGGTGATATCAAGGTTGAACTGCGCTATATAGACCTCAAGGGCAAGCGCCAGCAGCCAAAAGTGTCGGCGGTGCGTGACGGTGATAAGCTCGTGCTCAGAGTTGAAAACCAGCGTAGTCGCTGTCGTACAACGTGGTTTGGCTTTTCGCCAGAGCTTGATGTCAACTGCTTCGGGTTTGTGCGATTGCACGTGTCTGGGCCGCTGTCGCCATCGCCCGCACCACAATCAAGCAACGCATAGTGAACGCGGAGGTTGGCGAATGCTTACTGAGCTGCTACACTGAAGGGATGAGAAGGAGCTATTAAGTAGTGGCGTGGTGGCAGGCGATCATCCTCGGCATCATTGAAGGCGTGACGGAATTTCTGCCGGTTTCTTCGACGGGACATTTGACGATCGTCGAGAAATTGATGGGGATGAGAATTGACGATCCGAGTCTGACGGCGTTCACGGCAGTAATTCAGATCGGCGCGATCTTGGCAGCTATCATCTATTTTTGGAGCGATATTTGGCGGGTGCTAAGCGCGTGGTGGCGCGGGCTGTGGTGGAAGCGGGCACGGCGACAGTTTGATTATGTGTATGGCTGGGCGATTATCATTGGTTCGGTGCCGATCGCAGTGATTGGACTACTGTTTAAGGATCAGGTCGAGACGGTGCTGCGTAGCTTGTGGTTTGTGGCGGTAGCGTTGATTGGCTGGAGTCTGGTAATGTGGTGGGCTGATAAGCGTTCAGAAAAGGCCAGTCACCGCAGCGAGCAGCAAACGACGTGGCGAGATACGCTGGCGATTGGTGTGGGGCAGTGCCTGGCCTTGATACCGGGTATCAGTCGGTCGGGAGCAACGATCTCGGTGGGGCTGCTGCGGGGATTTGACCGAGTAACGGTGACGAAGTTGAGCTTTTTCCTCGGTATTCCGGCGCTGGTGGCGGCGGGGCTGCTGGAGATGCTGACTGCCTCAAAGCACATTGCTGGCGGCGTTGGCTGGGTAGCGACGGGACTTGCGACCATCGTGTCGTTTGTGGTCGGCTACATTGCGATATCATGGCTACTCAAGTTTGTGGCGCGGAATGACTTCTCGTTATTTATTTGGTATCGAGTCGGGCTAGGCGGTCTGATCATTGTTTTGCTGATGAGCGGCGCGATCAGCGCGGTCTAGCTCGCGCCGTTAAAAGTGTATGGTCACTGGGGCGAGTGTAGCGATTTTAGGCAAATCTGGTTCGGGCAAGTCGACGCTGATGCACACCATCTCGGGACTGGGGATAAGCCTGAGCAAGGCGAAGTGTTGGTTGATGGCGAGGGAATGACTAGCCCATACTACTTAATTGTGGCTGACCTGTCGTAATTACCCGCGATTTTTGATAAAAATTATGGCTTTTAGAATATGCTCATGCTATAATCACGGTAGATAGGCGTATAGCAAGATCAAATAGGGGATATAATACAATATGAACGAGCGCTCAGATAAAACATATGCGAGTCGTAAACTGGTAATATGTTTATTTATCGTCACGATACTGATCATTCTACTGCTGTGGTGGTGGCCGTGGGGCGGCGGTAATCGCTTTTACAAGGGGGTTCGTCCAGATCAGATTAGCCTGCGCCAAAGCAATGGCAAGGTGCAGTGGCAGTTTATGGACGGCGACTGGCAGGATATTGTCTCTCTTTCTGAGTTGCGAGGTGATAAGGGCGAGAAAGGCGACAAGGGTGACAAAGGTGACACTGGTGAGGCCGGAGCCGCTGGTAAAGACGGTAAAAACGGCGTAAGTACAGGACAGCGTGGAGCTAACGGCCGTGATGGGGCGAATGGTAAAAACGGTGCGACCGGGCCAAAAGGTGACATCGGTGCTCAGGGTCCAGCTGGTCCACGGGGCCAAAAGGGTGACAAGGGCGAGAAGGGCGATGCCAATGGTGTCGTCGGTCCGGCTGGCCCACAGGGTCCCAAAGGCGACACCGGCCAGCAAGGACAAAAAGGTGACAAAGGCGATGCCGGCGCTAAAGGCGAAAAGGGGGACGCTGGTGCTAAAGGCGATAAAGGTGACAAGGGTGAGAAAGGTGAAAAAGGTGACACTGGTGCAACGGGTGCCCAGGGCGCACAAGGTGCTCAGGGGCCTGCCGGTGCCCAAGGCCAAAAGGGTGAAACTGGCCCTGCCGGCCCGCAAGGCCCAGCTGGTCCCCAAGGCCAAAAAGGTGAGAAAGGCGAAAAAGGTAATGATGGCCCACAAGGTCCTGCAGGTCCTCAGGGAGCCAAAGGTAATACCGGTCCAGTCGGTCCCGCCGGCCCGCAAGGACTCAAAGGCGCTAAAGGTGATACTGGAGCGACAGGTACTCAAGGTCAAAAAGGCGACAAGGGCGACACCGGCCCAGTAGGTCCTCAGGGCCTGCCCGGTCCCCAGGGTATACCAGGTGTTAAGGGGGATAAAGGTGACACTGGTCCAGCGGGGCCACAGGGTCTTCAGGGTGCTAAGGGTGACAAAGGCGAGCCAGGGGCTAAGGGTGAAACTGGCCCTGCCGGCCCGCAAGGAGCTAAGGGAGATGCCGGTGCACCTGGAGCTAAAGGCCCGAAGGGCGACGCTGGTCCTCAAGGACAAAAGGGTGAAGCTGGTGCAAATGCAACAGTCAATGTGACAAATAGTACTCAGCCATGTTCGACCAAGCTCAACGTTACGGGTAATGGTACACCAAATATTGGACTGACGTTTACCGGATCAAATATTCCGGCTGGTGGGTCAATTGGTCAGGTACTGATGAAAAAATCAGCGGCAGATTGTGATGTTGCGTGGAGAAGTTTGCCGCAAGAAACGATGTTTGCTGGCTCGATCGGTGTCGGTAATGGTAACATCACGGCGGTGAATGTTAATGCTGACACTTATACAGCTATTCCGATGACAACGATCACCACGAATACCGGCGGTGGCACCTGGGATCCAGTGAATCACACGTATACCATTCCAAGCGACGGTGTGTATTTCATCCGTTCCAGTATTCGTACCGTTGACAACTCGCCGATGCGTAACATTTACCAAATTGTTAATGATGTGAACGGTGATCGTCCAGAGGGCACGTGGTCATCTAACCAAGCTGGTGTCCGTCGTTCGACGCTGCCATATTCACGGATGATGCGGGCCACAGCTGGTACCAAGCTAAAGTTGATTGTCGTATCAGACCTCCAGGGCGTGCAACTCAGCGATGCAAGCCTGACAATTACCAAGCTTTCAAACTAGTGAAGTTAGCGGTCAAGTTAGCGAGATAAATTATCGTATATCTGCTACAATGATACCATGTTAGATATTCGCTTTATTCGAGATAACGCCGAGGCAGTGCAGGCTGCGGCGAAACACAAGGGGTGCGACGTGTCTATTGCGACATTGTTGCAATTAGATGACGAGCGTCGCGAGATGCAGCGCCAGGTTGACGAGCTGCGTCAGCAGCGTAATGAGATTGCTGCTAAAATGAAGGGCGGCAAGCCTGAGCCAAGTTTGATTGA
This window harbors:
- a CDS encoding PspC domain-containing protein — its product is MKEITRIHLAKTPFSVEVDAKKSLEKYLNLIQKNMHAEPEAMQEIEARMVELLAERGVSKDGVISHDDVLAVQKQMGEPRDFSDDDEVVETDDEPERSERSERRLMRDTEHALIGGVCAGIAAYWGTNPLWVRLLFIFSPFITFGAAVLIYIVMWLSVPEARTASDKLQMRGKAVTFDSLKRQASRNEPSVGRNSNTGHTAAKVFRFILGVGILMVTLGLFIALIVGAVSGIAVIGLLDGFYAQPWAWGLWASLLVGGVAAVWLGAILSHSAFTWTLKRLSVVMTVVALVVGALSVSGMTLFGVGMANELARDEERLTKVVPVELPSDMKGVKYVHVEGEDVSLHFGDTTRGDIKVELRYIDLKGKRQQPKVSAVRDGDKLVLRVENQRSRCRTTWFGFSPELDVNCFGFVRLHVSGPLSPSPAPQSSNA
- a CDS encoding ABC transporter ATP-binding protein; this encodes MIELKNVTKIYGKKKNQFIALKNVSLTIPTGASVAILGKSGSGKSTLMHAISGLDKPQKGQVIIDGQDILQLKPKRVDEFRAKKIGFIFQSFFVQGNESVIDNVSLPLEIARLPRKKRVHKINAALKAVDLYDKRKNRAKDLSGGQKQRLAIARAIVGDPQILFADEPTGNLDSETGAKVEELLFDYNKQKGVTLIVVTHDADLAKKCDHQIIIKDGRIEHSTVPKGGKYGR
- a CDS encoding DUF21 domain-containing protein — protein: MSDVLLLAMAAVLLVLSGSFSGLNIGLMMARPDDLRRKARQGDAIAARVYRYRKDGYYLIFCILLGNVGVNTAMSILLGNMTNGVVGGLIATLLITMFGEILPQAIFTQRGYRFVRHFFWLLDVIYVLFWPLAKPMSKLLNRWLGKETPQLYSHQELEQIIHEHAERSDSPVDYDESRIASGALQFSKKTAVDLVTPMDEVFTVELDDELDATLLAQIKHAGHSRIPVCDDERLVGILYVKDVVGRELPLPISQLYRDKIHDIDARSRLDTVLSRFIQTRNHLFVVMDDEKELGIITLEDVIEEILDQEIEDEYDEE
- a CDS encoding DUF2207 domain-containing protein gives rise to the protein MKRFFFGMVAVIVLLVGFGSTAQAANNFTISNYTVDMELGRDSEQRSTLRTKLTITADFPPRQNHGIAPVFVKKYNGHPTHFTLESVTDERGAPLEYRWHNDELRIGNKDTYVKGKKTYVITYTQRDVTKLYHDTGKQEFYWDAIGTAWQVPIQSASVTLKLSPELVDAKQTGLQCYQGIFGSSQRCEVREQGDTLTATARALPKKAGVTIAVGFAPGTFAAYQMSFMEQLIDWWAKLQLVLLAVALILVGVIIVAYYRSIGRRKELEPIPPEYLPPRGTSVTTSAKLVQPFHMVKGSVMAAQMIDLAVRHYIQVIEVKPRTTWRTAEYEVKVIQAPGKLLAEEQEMLRNIFGSSPKVGKRLNLKTLRNNARYAARVRYSAKQMKGRLIDDYGLQAREPQHTRRFRRYAIIISIFAVLLLSPVLLVLAGMVFYLSFGKVLTDKGLALRRHLAGLKRYIGVAEVERLQMLQSPEGAEKVKVDAADEKQLVKLYERVLPYAVLFGQEKEWSAQLGKYYEQVGEQPDWYSGQGAFNAAAFAAGMNSLSSVASSASDYSSTSGGSTGGGFVGGGGGGGGGGGW
- the greA gene encoding transcription elongation factor GreA, whose protein sequence is MNKVYQITESGQRELERELDELKSRRGEIADKIAAARDFGDLSENAEYDAAREAQGLLETRITEIETILQNASIIQAGSSSTVVLGSTVELEANGKTVVYTVVGPVEADPLEGKVSNESPIGQALMGKTVGDTVTISTPKGELAYTVVALR
- a CDS encoding undecaprenyl-diphosphate phosphatase, producing MAWWQAIILGIIEGVTEFLPVSSTGHLTIVEKLMGMRIDDPSLTAFTAVIQIGAILAAIIYFWSDIWRVLSAWWRGLWWKRARRQFDYVYGWAIIIGSVPIAVIGLLFKDQVETVLRSLWFVAVALIGWSLVMWWADKRSEKASHRSEQQTTWRDTLAIGVGQCLALIPGISRSGATISVGLLRGFDRVTVTKLSFFLGIPALVAAGLLEMLTASKHIAGGVGWVATGLATIVSFVVGYIAISWLLKFVARNDFSLFIWYRVGLGGLIIVLLMSGAISAV
- a CDS encoding ABC transporter permease, encoding MRRIDIINRARRNLRQSKGRTILTALAISVGAFTIGLALMAGEGGRLYTNSIVDAAGDKKVIMVGKKVESEKKEELPEYGSSAEEADKNKALAARSKYSLNDKDLEKIRQTPHVKTVTPAYSTDGVAYAKSSASDKKFALTVAVKMDRTRAELAAGTLEDFMPKPGEIIIPNDYVKQLGFKDAQSAIGQTITLGVRSAAQGGNVAKEVSFKIAAVDKKSDTILFYEPMLRISTADAKAIYEFSHDKSQPNQYSTAIAMVDNESNVDTAKDVIGKDYNAYSIQDIRKALLTMVNVAQVALAAFGGLALLASVFGIVNTMYISVLERTSQIGLMKALGMRGRDIGKLFRYEAAWVGLLGGLIGVGLASLVTLLNPMITNALGLGAGTNLLVINPLQIGLLVFGLVVMAVISGWLPSCKATKLDPIEALRTE
- a CDS encoding PadR family transcriptional regulator, producing the protein MDVSAYAESLAIQLRKGFLVYCVLLVCAKQPQYTGDIVKQLSDSDLMVVEGTIYPLLSRLQKYGYLQHEWQESEQGPPRKYYSLTDVGAQLVDELKNRIKMLNTSLKDLEKGAKR